From the Maioricimonas rarisocia genome, one window contains:
- a CDS encoding sulfatase family protein, producing MRMSSHCHLFALLCCLGLWPSIVTGADEELPNIVLVFADDQGYQDLGCYGSPHIRTPNIDRLASEGMRFTSYYSAYCVCSASRASLMTGCYQPRMNIPGVLGPRSKVGLHPDEVTIADLLKTKGYATMCVGKWHLGDKPQTLPTAQGFDHYFGLPYSNDMARQKGWGNGPADLDRIWKEKKWDIYNNDLRRDEEIVESPVNQTTLTDRYTEEAVKFVRANRSQPFFLYFPHTMPHVPLFVSDDRYDADAANAYRLTIEHIDWSVGELIKTLDDLGIADNTLVIYTSDNGPWLSKKHHGGSALPLRSGKGTTFEGGMRVPGIMRWPARIPAGTVCDQVVSSVDLLPTIASLVDADLPPHPIDGLDVSALLNDPTSPSPHDEAGYFYYRNNRIEAVRLGKWKLRIPGPPRRNAARRKPQPVELYNLDEDISETTNLAEEHPEVVEQLEQLAAEYDADLKANSRPVWREGDTGT from the coding sequence ATGCGGATGTCATCCCATTGCCATCTCTTCGCTCTGCTCTGCTGCCTGGGACTCTGGCCGTCGATCGTCACGGGAGCCGACGAGGAACTGCCGAACATCGTCCTCGTCTTTGCCGACGACCAGGGCTATCAGGACCTGGGCTGCTACGGCTCACCGCACATCAGGACGCCGAACATCGACCGGCTCGCGTCCGAGGGGATGCGGTTTACGAGTTACTATTCGGCGTACTGCGTCTGTTCGGCATCGCGGGCTTCGCTGATGACCGGCTGCTACCAGCCCCGGATGAACATTCCCGGCGTCCTCGGGCCCCGTTCGAAGGTCGGACTGCATCCCGACGAGGTCACGATTGCGGACCTGCTCAAGACGAAGGGGTATGCCACGATGTGCGTCGGCAAGTGGCACCTCGGCGACAAGCCGCAGACGCTGCCGACCGCGCAGGGATTCGACCACTACTTCGGTCTGCCATACAGCAACGACATGGCCCGCCAGAAAGGCTGGGGCAACGGGCCGGCTGACCTCGACCGCATCTGGAAGGAAAAGAAGTGGGACATCTACAACAACGACCTCCGCCGCGATGAGGAGATCGTCGAGAGCCCCGTCAATCAGACGACTCTGACCGATCGCTATACCGAAGAGGCGGTGAAGTTCGTTCGCGCGAACAGGTCGCAGCCGTTCTTTCTCTACTTCCCCCACACCATGCCCCACGTGCCGCTCTTCGTCTCGGACGATCGCTACGACGCAGACGCCGCCAATGCCTATCGGCTGACGATCGAACACATCGACTGGTCGGTCGGCGAGTTGATCAAGACGCTGGATGATCTCGGCATCGCCGACAACACGCTCGTCATCTACACGTCGGACAATGGTCCCTGGCTCAGCAAAAAACACCACGGCGGCAGCGCCCTCCCGCTGCGGAGCGGCAAGGGGACCACCTTCGAAGGGGGAATGCGCGTCCCCGGCATCATGCGGTGGCCGGCACGAATCCCGGCCGGTACAGTTTGTGATCAGGTTGTCTCATCGGTCGACCTGCTGCCGACCATCGCGTCTCTCGTCGACGCCGATCTTCCCCCGCACCCCATCGACGGCCTGGACGTCTCCGCTCTCCTGAACGATCCGACCTCCCCGTCTCCGCATGACGAGGCAGGTTACTTCTACTACCGCAACAACCGAATCGAAGCCGTTCGCCTCGGAAAATGGAAGCTCCGCATCCCCGGCCCGCCTCGACGGAACGCCGCCCGGCGCAAGCCGCAGCCGGTGGAACTGTACAATCTCGACGAGGACATCAGCGAGACGACCAATCTCGCCGAAGAGCACCCCGAGGTCGTCGAACAACTCGAGCAACTTGCAGCCGAGTATGACGCGGACCTGAAGGCGAACTCCCGGCCCGTCTGGCGGGAAGGAGACACCGGGACGTAA
- a CDS encoding alkaline phosphatase D family protein, protein MHRMTLALLCLSLLTARTTFAQDYDLGGARRPNPDMSLKRSGQYKRVHQVTLRYLLRDRADEAREYITRYIDEHPDDAESRFLLGLLEAHAGNAKEAAAAFQKALDNGLPAGRLIAGPRELVESVRDEPLLKRVFDDHEHVPVHGPLVGHTTDTSVSIWVRTAEEADVRIIAASDPGLTNAATSSPARATAENDYTAVVTLSRLRPDTRYYYAVQIGNGPKQQSEDQQFRTFPQTGKSATFRLAFGGGAGYVPPHERMWDTIREEDPLALLLLGDNVYIDDPESPEMQRYTYYRRQSRQEWRRLTAQTSVYTIWDDHDFSTNDSWGGPQIDKPLWKRDYAWRIFRENWANPGYAGGYEQPGCWYRFAIGDVDFIMLDCRYYRTSPRGEDPSMLGPVQMEWLKSQLRDCKGTFKVLCSSVPWDYRTKGDSRDTWNGYKSERDEIFGFLAEHDIEGVLLMSADRHRSDAWKIERPGSYPLYEFNSSRLTNQHVHPTMEKQGAIFSYNAKQSFGLVRFDTTADDPTATYDVVSIDGEHVHSLTVRRSELE, encoded by the coding sequence ATGCACCGAATGACGCTCGCACTGCTCTGCCTGTCGCTGCTCACCGCGCGAACCACGTTTGCACAGGATTACGACCTGGGTGGGGCCCGGCGGCCGAACCCCGACATGTCCCTCAAACGCAGCGGGCAGTACAAGCGGGTACACCAGGTAACGCTGCGGTACCTGCTCCGCGATCGAGCCGACGAAGCCCGCGAGTACATCACCCGCTATATCGACGAACACCCCGACGATGCCGAATCGCGTTTTCTGCTCGGCCTGCTCGAAGCTCACGCCGGCAATGCGAAGGAAGCGGCTGCGGCCTTTCAGAAGGCTCTCGACAACGGACTTCCCGCGGGACGACTGATCGCCGGTCCGCGTGAACTGGTCGAGTCGGTCCGCGATGAGCCGCTGCTCAAGCGCGTTTTCGACGACCACGAACACGTGCCGGTCCATGGTCCGCTCGTTGGACACACGACCGACACTTCGGTCTCGATCTGGGTGAGGACCGCAGAGGAGGCGGACGTCCGCATCATCGCAGCCAGTGATCCGGGACTCACCAACGCAGCCACCTCGTCCCCCGCCCGGGCAACTGCTGAGAACGACTACACGGCCGTCGTCACGCTCAGCCGACTCCGTCCGGATACCCGGTATTACTACGCCGTTCAGATCGGCAACGGACCGAAACAGCAGTCCGAAGACCAGCAGTTCCGCACGTTCCCGCAGACCGGCAAGTCAGCGACATTCCGTCTCGCCTTCGGAGGCGGAGCCGGGTACGTGCCGCCGCATGAACGGATGTGGGACACGATCCGCGAGGAGGATCCGCTGGCCCTGCTGCTGCTGGGAGACAACGTCTACATCGACGATCCCGAGTCCCCCGAGATGCAGCGGTACACGTACTACCGCAGGCAGTCCCGGCAGGAGTGGCGACGGCTGACGGCGCAGACCTCCGTCTACACGATCTGGGACGATCACGACTTCAGCACCAACGACTCCTGGGGCGGGCCGCAGATCGACAAGCCGTTGTGGAAACGGGACTACGCCTGGAGAATCTTCCGCGAGAACTGGGCCAACCCCGGCTATGCAGGCGGGTACGAACAGCCCGGCTGCTGGTACCGCTTCGCCATCGGTGACGTCGACTTCATCATGCTCGACTGCCGCTACTACCGCACCAGTCCTCGCGGCGAGGATCCCAGCATGCTCGGCCCGGTGCAGATGGAATGGCTCAAGAGTCAGCTCCGCGACTGCAAGGGGACCTTCAAGGTCCTCTGCTCCTCCGTCCCGTGGGACTACCGCACGAAGGGGGACAGCAGGGACACCTGGAACGGCTACAAAAGCGAACGGGACGAGATCTTCGGCTTCCTCGCTGAGCACGACATTGAAGGCGTCCTGCTGATGTCGGCGGACCGGCACCGCTCCGATGCGTGGAAGATCGAACGGCCCGGCAGCTATCCACTGTATGAGTTCAACTCGTCCCGGCTGACGAACCAGCACGTTCACCCGACGATGGAGAAGCAGGGAGCGATCTTCTCGTACAACGCGAAGCAGTCATTCGGACTGGTCCGGTTCGACACGACAGCAGATGACCCGACGGCGACGTATGATGTCGTCAGCATCGATGGAGAACACGTCCATTCGCTGACGGTCCGCCGATCGGAGCTCGAGTGA
- a CDS encoding mannitol dehydrogenase family protein, translating to MKSPISLGQKSLSQLPDDVCRPTYDRSQVTTGIVHVGVGGFHRSHEAFYTDLLLESGEALEWGICGVGLREADRRMATILKQQDYLYTLIIKHPDGGLETKVIGSIVDFLMGSDDPAAVIDRMADPGTKIVSLTITEGGYNVDPATGEFDASNADARHDIEHPEQPRLVFGFLTAALQKRREQGLPPFTVQSCDNIQHNGDLTRTMLVGFARLQNSDLADWIEREVCFPNAMVDRITPVTTESDIELLRTKFGIEDRWPVVCEPFCQWVVEDRFSAGRPDWQNVGVQFVPNVTPYEEMKLRLLNAGHSMLGIPGAVYGYRTIDECVRDDVFRRFLRQFFDVEVTPVLDPVEGIDLDEYKASLIERFGNPSIRDDVSRICLGSSSKLPVFLMPTIRENLASGGSIRLAALVIAAWCYYSDRQANRHGEPLAINDELKDELHAAAQGTRDDRLSFLRIESVFGDLVNNEQFTKTYAGMVDRIYQSPNMRRHMQDAMDG from the coding sequence ATGAAGTCCCCCATTTCTCTCGGTCAGAAGAGTCTTTCGCAGCTCCCCGACGACGTGTGCCGGCCAACCTACGATCGCAGCCAGGTCACGACCGGCATCGTGCACGTGGGCGTCGGCGGGTTTCATCGCTCGCACGAGGCGTTCTATACCGATTTGCTGCTCGAGTCGGGCGAGGCTTTGGAATGGGGGATCTGCGGGGTCGGCCTGCGCGAAGCCGACCGCAGAATGGCGACGATCCTGAAACAGCAGGACTACCTGTACACGCTGATCATCAAGCATCCCGACGGCGGACTCGAAACGAAAGTGATCGGTTCCATCGTCGATTTCCTGATGGGGAGCGACGATCCGGCAGCGGTCATCGATCGGATGGCCGATCCCGGTACGAAGATTGTTTCGCTGACGATCACCGAAGGCGGCTACAACGTGGATCCCGCAACGGGTGAGTTCGATGCGTCCAATGCCGACGCCCGGCACGACATCGAGCATCCCGAACAACCGAGGCTGGTATTCGGCTTCCTGACAGCCGCCTTGCAGAAGCGCCGGGAGCAGGGATTGCCGCCGTTCACTGTCCAGTCCTGTGACAACATTCAGCACAACGGCGACCTGACGCGGACGATGCTGGTCGGATTTGCGCGACTGCAGAATTCCGACCTGGCCGACTGGATCGAACGGGAGGTCTGTTTTCCCAACGCGATGGTCGATCGCATCACGCCGGTGACGACCGAGTCCGACATCGAGCTGCTGCGAACGAAGTTCGGCATTGAAGACCGGTGGCCGGTCGTGTGCGAGCCGTTCTGCCAATGGGTGGTCGAAGACCGATTTTCGGCGGGCCGTCCCGACTGGCAGAACGTGGGCGTGCAGTTCGTCCCCAATGTCACTCCCTACGAAGAGATGAAGCTCAGGCTTCTCAATGCCGGTCATTCGATGCTGGGGATTCCCGGTGCGGTGTACGGTTACAGAACGATCGACGAGTGTGTGCGGGACGACGTCTTCCGCAGGTTTCTGCGTCAGTTCTTCGACGTGGAAGTCACTCCGGTGCTCGATCCGGTCGAAGGGATCGACCTGGACGAATACAAGGCATCGCTGATTGAGCGTTTCGGCAACCCGAGCATCAGAGACGACGTCTCCAGAATCTGCCTGGGCAGTTCCAGCAAGCTGCCGGTGTTCCTGATGCCCACCATCCGTGAGAACCTCGCCAGTGGTGGCAGCATTCGACTGGCGGCACTCGTGATCGCGGCGTGGTGCTACTACAGCGACAGGCAGGCCAATCGCCATGGGGAGCCACTTGCGATCAACGACGAGTTGAAAGACGAGCTGCACGCAGCGGCACAAGGAACCCGCGACGACAGACTGTCGTTTCTGCGAATCGAGTCTGTGTTCGGGGATCTCGTCAACAACGAGCAGTTCACGAAGACCTATGCCGGCATGGTCGACCGGATCTACCAGTCACCGAATATGCGCCGCCACATGCAGGACGCGATGGACGGATGA
- a CDS encoding purine-cytosine permease family protein, whose translation MTIQDAPQSIADIDPEQLPVAEHELHGWTHFAGLYAGEHVAATEFVIGATFVALGAATQDILIGLLIGNILAILSWTLITTPIAVQTRLSLYTYLHKIAGDSMSDLYNWANVLIFTVISAAMITVSCTAVRLLLGIPAQLEWHPTDGLFVLVVFAVGMIVVLVAMYGFNAVAEFSGLCGPWLVVMFVSGALALLPALTAAVLGRVQLTGFADFIAIADESIWTGVNSEGKPGIGLIEVIGFAWAANTITHFGLIDMALLRYARRTIYGLCTSAGMLFGHYIAWIAAGIMGAGTAVLMKSTIVELDPGDVAYRALGLSGYVIVIIAGWTTANANLYRAGLAAQAVFYRHSRKQVTFTVGLATVVIACFPFVYRQILPLLTYAGLLVVPVGGIVFAEHVLFPRLGLTRYWVKYRGLEHSTPAVASWAAGLVFGFGLNYLQVMSFFYLFLPTWAFTILLYTILASRYGARESYPEEEAAEQERNRAIREYQSQQALARNVPVPDKTAITNVLRVVKWGALLVTLVLALVVMFGSSDMTSYRRHVAVFQWWAFVSTIVYFVTGYVVLQRGKMLNRVHT comes from the coding sequence ATGACAATCCAGGACGCTCCGCAATCGATCGCTGACATTGACCCGGAGCAACTGCCCGTCGCAGAGCACGAACTGCACGGGTGGACTCATTTCGCGGGGCTGTACGCGGGCGAGCATGTGGCGGCGACCGAGTTCGTCATTGGGGCGACGTTTGTTGCTCTGGGAGCTGCAACGCAGGACATTCTCATCGGGCTGCTGATCGGCAATATTCTGGCGATTCTGAGCTGGACGCTGATCACGACGCCGATTGCCGTCCAGACGCGGTTGAGTCTCTACACGTATCTGCACAAGATCGCCGGGGACTCGATGAGCGATCTGTACAACTGGGCCAACGTCCTCATCTTTACGGTGATCTCGGCCGCCATGATCACTGTCTCCTGCACGGCGGTTCGCCTGTTGCTGGGAATCCCGGCGCAGCTGGAGTGGCATCCAACCGACGGTCTGTTCGTTCTCGTCGTTTTCGCTGTGGGAATGATCGTCGTGCTGGTGGCGATGTACGGCTTCAATGCCGTGGCCGAGTTCTCCGGACTTTGCGGACCCTGGCTGGTCGTGATGTTCGTCAGCGGCGCGCTGGCTTTGCTTCCGGCACTCACGGCCGCCGTGCTTGGTCGGGTTCAACTGACGGGCTTCGCTGATTTCATTGCAATTGCCGACGAGTCCATCTGGACAGGAGTCAACAGCGAGGGCAAACCTGGCATCGGTCTGATCGAAGTGATCGGGTTCGCCTGGGCAGCGAATACGATCACTCATTTCGGACTGATCGACATGGCACTGCTGCGGTACGCCAGAAGAACGATCTATGGACTCTGCACCAGTGCCGGCATGCTGTTCGGCCACTACATCGCGTGGATCGCGGCGGGAATCATGGGCGCGGGCACCGCCGTGCTGATGAAGTCGACAATCGTCGAGCTCGACCCCGGCGACGTCGCGTATCGTGCCTTGGGGCTATCAGGCTACGTCATCGTAATCATCGCCGGGTGGACCACCGCCAACGCCAATCTGTACCGGGCCGGCCTGGCGGCGCAGGCGGTCTTCTACAGGCATTCGCGAAAGCAGGTCACCTTCACCGTGGGGTTAGCAACGGTTGTGATCGCGTGCTTTCCGTTCGTGTATCGACAGATCCTGCCTCTCCTGACCTATGCGGGACTGCTGGTCGTTCCCGTGGGCGGAATCGTGTTTGCCGAGCATGTCCTCTTTCCGCGTCTTGGACTGACGAGGTACTGGGTGAAGTACCGGGGGCTGGAACACAGCACTCCAGCGGTTGCCTCGTGGGCGGCAGGGCTGGTCTTCGGCTTCGGGCTGAACTACCTGCAGGTCATGTCGTTCTTTTACCTGTTTCTGCCGACGTGGGCGTTCACGATCCTTCTCTATACGATCCTGGCGAGCCGCTACGGGGCGAGAGAAAGCTATCCGGAAGAAGAAGCCGCCGAGCAGGAGCGGAACCGGGCCATCAGGGAGTACCAGAGCCAGCAGGCGCTCGCCCGCAATGTTCCGGTCCCGGACAAGACGGCGATCACCAACGTTCTGCGAGTCGTCAAGTGGGGCGCACTGCTGGTGACGCTGGTGCTGGCGCTGGTGGTGATGTTCGGCAGTTCCGACATGACCTCCTACAGACGCCACGTGGCTGTTTTCCAGTGGTGGGCCTTCGTGTCGACAATCGTCTATTTCGTTACCGGTTATGTCGTCTTGCAGCGAGGCAAGATGCTCAACAGGGTGCACACATGA